The following nucleotide sequence is from Paeniglutamicibacter kerguelensis.
CTACCTCTTGGCAGCAGTTCTGGCCGGCTTGGTCATGCCCATTCAAAGCCGAGTCAACGGAGCCTTGGGCATACACCTGGGTGACCCCGTTGCTGCGTCTTTGGTCAGCTTCACCACCGGGTTGCTTTTGTTGATCGTGATTTCGCTCGTGGTGCCCGGCGCGCGCGCGGGTGCCAAAATGATCCCCGTGGCGCTGCGCGAACGCCGGTTCCCGCGCTGGTACCTGGCAGCCGGCGGAGTTGGTGCCCTCGTGGTTTTTTCGCAGACCTTGACGGTGCCGCTGGTTGGCGTCGCGCTGTTCACGGTATCGATCGTGACCGGGCAGACCATGGGTTCCATGTTTGTTGACCTCATCGGATTCGGCCCCGGCGGGCGCAGGAAAATCAACGCGCTGCGGGCCATTGCTGCGGCTTTCACGATCGTGGGCGTGGTGTGGGCAGTGAGCCCCCGGTTGGAAACCTCCGGCTCGGTGACGGCCCTGCTGCTGCCGCTTCTGATTCCGCTGGTGGTCGGGTTCCTCATGGGATTCCAGGCCGCAATGAATGGCGTGCAATCGCAGGTCTACGGGACACCCGTGGCAGCAACGCTGGTGAATTTCACCGTGGGTGCGTTCCTGCTGGGAATCGCCCTGCTCATCCGGTTGCCGTTCGCCGGGGCTCCCGACTCGCTGCCCACGCAGTGGTGGTACTACCTGGGCGGCCCGCTGGGCTGCGTGTTCATTGGTCTTTCGGCCTACCTGGTCAAGCACCTGGGCGTCTTGCTCACCGGGTTGGGCATGATCGGCGGGCAACTCGTCGGTTCGTTGCTCATTGACCTGGTTCTTCCCGCTCCCGGCGCCTTGGTCAATGCCGCGACCATTGGCGGCACGCTGCTGACCCTGGCCGCCGTCGGATTGGCTTCGCTGGCCGGAAGCAAGAGTCCGAAACCCCGGGCCACGCGCTGACATCAATTTCTCGCCCCGCAAGGCGAAATCCCGAAGGCATGCAAGGCGCCCGGCCAGTGCCCAACGTCATGATTTGGCCCCGGCGGAAACACTCTGGCGCGGGGACGTATTCACGTTAGGCTTAGTGAGTATGTTTTTCGCCCTACGGACCGCAACCAGCGGCCTCGTGAATCATTGGAGTTGTTATGGCGCCTCAGTCCAAGCTCGATCAAGTCATCTCCCTCGCCAAGCGGCGCGGCTTCGTTTTCCAGGCCGGTGAGATCTACGGTGGCTCCCGTTCGGCATGGGACTACGGACCCCTGGGTACCGAGCTGAAGGAAAACATCAAGCGCGAATGGTGGCAGACCTTCGTGCGCGGGCGCGAGGACATGGTGGGCCTCGATTCCTCCATCATCCTGCCCAAGGCCGTCTGGGAAGCCTCGGGCCACGTCGCGACGTTCACCGACCCGCTGGTCGAGTGCACCTCCTGCCACAAGCGCCACCGCGAGGACCACCTCATTGAGGCCTTCGTCGCCAAGAAGAAGCGCCAGCCCGTCGACGGCATGAGCGAAATCGCTTGCCCCGACTGCGGCACCAAGGGCCAGTTCACCGAACCGCAGCTCTTCTCCGGTCTGGTCAAGACGTTCCTCGGCCCGGTCGATTCCGCCGCTGGCATGCACTTCATGCGCCCGGAAACCGCGCAGGGCATCTTCGTGAACTTCAACAACGTGCTCACCGCCTCGCGCAAGAAGCCGCCGTTCGGCATCGGCCAGATCGGCAAGGCCTTCCGCAACGAGATCACCCCGGGCAACTTCATCTTCCGCACCCGCGAGTTCGAGCAGATGGAAATTGAGTTCTTCACCGCACCCGAGGACGCCCCGGCGTTCTTCGACAAGTGGGTCGAGGACTGCTGGGCATGGTTCCTGGACCTGGGCATCAGCGAAGAGAACCTGCGCCGCTTCGACGTTCCGGAGGACGAGCGTGCGCACTACTCGGCCGGCACCATCGACTTCGAGTACCGCTTCGGCTTCCAGGGCTCCGAGTGGGGCGAGCTCATGGGCGTCGCCAACCGCACCGACTACGACCTGACCAGCCACTCCAAGGGCTCGGGCACGGAACTGTCCTACTTCAACCAGGCCACGGGCGAACGCTTCACCCCGTACGTGATCGAGCCGTCCTTCGGCCTGACCCGTTCGATGATGGCCTTCCTGGTTGACGCCTACGTCGAGGACGAGGCCCCGAACGCCAAGGGCGGGGTAGACAAGCGCACCGTGCTGAAGCTCGATCCGCGCCTGGCCCCGGTCAAGGCCGCGGTGCTGCCGCTCTCGCGCAACGAGGACCTGTCCCCGAAGGCCAAGGCCCTTGCCGCCGAGCTGCGCAAGAGCTGGAACATCGACTTCGACGACGCCGGAGCCATCGGCCGCCGCTACCGCCGACAGGATGAGATCGGCACCCCGTTCTGCATCACCGTCGACTTCGACACCCTCGAGGACCAGGCCGTGACCATCCGCGAGCGCGACACCATGACGCAGGAACGCGTGGCACTGGACCAGGTGCGCAGCTACCTGGCCGAGCGCCTCAACGGAGCCTAGTCACATGGCCGAGCTTGAATTCCGGCCCTGGCGGGACGGGGACGATTTGGCGTTGCTGGAAATCTTCGGCGACCCGGCGTCCCCGCACGCGCACCAGGACCGCACCATGTTCCGTGCCGACTCGGACGCGCCGTTCGGGCGTTGCCTGGTGGCCATGGACCAGGGCATCGCTGTTGCCGCGGGCGTCGTCTTTGCCTCGACGCTGCACCCGCAGCGCCTGTGGCTGTATGTGGAAGTCGCCCGCGAACACCGCCGCACCGGGGTCGGCACCGAGCTGGTTCAGCGCCTGCGCGCGCTGATCCCGGCCGGGCAGACCACGGAGCTGAAGTCCCGCTACACGCGGACCGCCGGGACCGACGCCGCCGCGGCGGCGGGGTTCTGCGAGTCCCTGGGCATGAGTCAGATCCAGGTGGCGCGCGATGTCATCATCGAACCCGGGGGCCTGGCGCTCCCGGTCTTCGACGACGACGGGCTGACCCTGGAGGACATCGCCACCGGTTCGGTGGAGCTGACCAAGCTGGTCGTCGAGTTCTACAACGCGACCCACCAGTGGGACGAGGCGGAGATGACGCTTGGCGGCGCCCAGAAGATGCTGCTCGACGATGCCACCGGCGCGCAGGGCGCCATCGTGCTGCGCGACAAGCCCAAGGCGCAGGGCGGGAAGATCCTGTCCTTCGCCATCAGCTACACCCCGGCGCGCGTGGATGCGCCCGCCGACGTGTTGCTGGGCTGGAACCCGGAGCTCAGCGAGGAGGAATCGGCCGAGCCGATCCGCGGCATGCTGGCCATGCTGGTGCACCAGTACCCGGTGAAGCTGGAGGTCGACGAATCGATGGTCGTGCTTTCCTCGCTGGTCGACGTGCTGATCGGGGCGGACCACGCCACTGTCATTTCGACCACGACGATCGTGGCCACCGCGTAGCCAGAGTGCAACGACGCCGTTGTTGTTTGCGGGAGCCGGTCCCCAACATGGGGAAGGGGCCCTTGCACCCGGGAACTCATCCCGGGTGCAAGGGCCCCAACCGCGTGGTCGCAATCGCCTACTTGCAGGTGAACTTGGCGTCGGCCCAGTCCGCGTGGTCGTTGCCGTTGCCATCCCCGGCGACGTCGGCCACCAGATCCACGTACTCGGCGCCGGTGATGTCGGCGCTCAGCCCGAAGGTCTCACTGGTTGCCCGCATCACCGGGGAGCCGGCGACGGACTTGCCGTCGGCCCGCACGGTGAAGCCGACCGAGCCCAGGGTCTTCTGCGCATCGTCGATCCCGACCTGCGCCGTGAAGGAGCTGCACTTGCCGCCCGTGTAGTAGCGCACGGTGCTGGGTGCGTGCGCGCCCAGGCCCTTGGGGTAGACGACCCCGTTCAGGGTGATGGGCGGACCGTCGCCCTGCCCGTTTTCGCCGTTGGCCTTGTCTTTCTCCACCGGGCCCCAGCCGTTGTCCGCGCTGACCCACTGGTGGTCGCTGGCATAGACGGTGCCCGCGGGCGGTGCCGGAAGCGTGTAGACGGCCACGTCGTCGGACACCGTGCGCGTCCCCACCGGATCGGCCGTGGTGGTGTAGCTCGCGGTGGTGCCGACGGTGTAGTCGCCGTCCGCGGACGCCGGGGGCACCACGGTCCAGGTGGTTTCCAGCTTCTGGCCCGGCGCCAGCGTGGAGGCGGTGTTCGCGGTCTTTGCCGTGGCGCTCCAGCCCTCGGGAAGCTTGAGGGCGACCTTGAGGTCCTTGATGTCCGCCGGCTCGTCGCTGGTGAACGTCGTGGTGAACGTGTTGTCCTGGTCCTGCTTGATCACGTCGCCTTCCAGCTCAACGGCGACCTGGCCGCAGGCGGGAATGCTTTCCGCCTTGCCAAGGTCCTCGATCAGCAGGTTGTCCAGGGAGAAGTCGGCCTCAGAGTTGCCGCCGACGCGTTCGAGTCCCACCCAGGTGTCGCCGCAACCGCCGGCCACGATGGTGTCCTTGAACCGGGCGGTGTCCAACTGGCGCGGCAACGCCTTGCCTTGGGTCTTGACCGTGCCGTTGGCAGAAGCGTAGCCACCGACCCAGTTGTATTCGCCCGCGAGGGCGTTCTGGTAGTCGAAGCTGACCCGGTACTCGTGGCCCGGCGTCATGGGGACCGTGTAGTTGGAGGTCCGGTACACCAGACCCGGGCCGCCGTTGGGGCCCTTGTTCTCGGCGTGGGACTTCAGTGACCATGTGCCGTCGATGACGTCGTCGGTTGCCTTCGAGTTCCAGCCGGACTGCGTGTAGGGCGCATTGAGTTCCGCCAGGTGGGTGCGGGGGTCGGTGGACCCGCCGGCATCGCCCTTTTCAAAGGGGCCCCAGCCCTGGTCGATGTCCTCGAAATCCTCGGAGATGACGCCGGTGGTGGCCACCTTTGAGGTGGACGCGACCCGCACGTCGTCGATGCGGACCTTGGCCGCACCCTCGCCGGCAGCGATGCGCAGCGTGGGGGTGGCCGATTTTTCCACGTCGACGAGCACGCGCAGGCGCTGGAAATTGGTGCCGTGCTTCTCGTCGGCGGCGACGTAGTTGGTGGCCCGTGAGCTGCGGACGGTGTTGGCTGCGGATTCGACGCCCTTGCCCTCGACGGACAGGGTCGTCTCCCGGGTCGCTCCCGGTTCCACCTCGACCCACGCGCTGACCGAGTAGGTCCCCGGTTCCAGCTTTCCCAGCCGCTGGGTGATGGCCGAGCGGCCCTTGCCCAGCACCGCATAGGTGTGGCCCTTGGCGTTGCGCTCGGTGGTTGCCGAGCCGGAGGGATCCCAGGCCTTGAGGGAGCCGGCATTGAAGCCGGGATCCGCGACAGGGGTTCCCTCGCCGAATTCGGCCTTCTGCGGCAGGACCTTGCGGGCGTCGCCCACCAGCACGTAGGGCTGGCCGGCTTCGGCGCTCAGCGTGACCTTGCCCTTGCTGGCCCGCGGCTGGCCGACCAGTTCACGGCCGGTGTCGTTGAGCTTGTACAGCTTGTAGCCGCCGTTCTGGCGGAAGCGCTCAGGCAGCGTCCAGGTGGAGGTGCCGCCCTTGGCGCTGTAGTGGTAGAGCTTGCCCGGTTCCTTGCCGCTGGCGTCGAAGGTGCCATCCGCGGCCCATGGCAGTAGGTAGGTGTCCCCGCGCAGCACCTCGGCACCTCCGTCGGTGATGACCCGGTCCGCCGCCGAGGTCCCGGTGACGGAAATGCCGCCGGTGAGGTCGATCCGGTCCTTCTCCCACTTCATGATTTCCTGCTGCTGCAGGTACTTGGCCGGG
It contains:
- a CDS encoding DMT family transporter — its product is MVSKSQPHSGPKNPGRFGLVYLLAAVLAGLVMPIQSRVNGALGIHLGDPVAASLVSFTTGLLLLIVISLVVPGARAGAKMIPVALRERRFPRWYLAAGGVGALVVFSQTLTVPLVGVALFTVSIVTGQTMGSMFVDLIGFGPGGRRKINALRAIAAAFTIVGVVWAVSPRLETSGSVTALLLPLLIPLVVGFLMGFQAAMNGVQSQVYGTPVAATLVNFTVGAFLLGIALLIRLPFAGAPDSLPTQWWYYLGGPLGCVFIGLSAYLVKHLGVLLTGLGMIGGQLVGSLLIDLVLPAPGALVNAATIGGTLLTLAAVGLASLAGSKSPKPRATR
- a CDS encoding glycine--tRNA ligase; protein product: MAPQSKLDQVISLAKRRGFVFQAGEIYGGSRSAWDYGPLGTELKENIKREWWQTFVRGREDMVGLDSSIILPKAVWEASGHVATFTDPLVECTSCHKRHREDHLIEAFVAKKKRQPVDGMSEIACPDCGTKGQFTEPQLFSGLVKTFLGPVDSAAGMHFMRPETAQGIFVNFNNVLTASRKKPPFGIGQIGKAFRNEITPGNFIFRTREFEQMEIEFFTAPEDAPAFFDKWVEDCWAWFLDLGISEENLRRFDVPEDERAHYSAGTIDFEYRFGFQGSEWGELMGVANRTDYDLTSHSKGSGTELSYFNQATGERFTPYVIEPSFGLTRSMMAFLVDAYVEDEAPNAKGGVDKRTVLKLDPRLAPVKAAVLPLSRNEDLSPKAKALAAELRKSWNIDFDDAGAIGRRYRRQDEIGTPFCITVDFDTLEDQAVTIRERDTMTQERVALDQVRSYLAERLNGA
- a CDS encoding GNAT family N-acetyltransferase encodes the protein MAELEFRPWRDGDDLALLEIFGDPASPHAHQDRTMFRADSDAPFGRCLVAMDQGIAVAAGVVFASTLHPQRLWLYVEVAREHRRTGVGTELVQRLRALIPAGQTTELKSRYTRTAGTDAAAAAGFCESLGMSQIQVARDVIIEPGGLALPVFDDDGLTLEDIATGSVELTKLVVEFYNATHQWDEAEMTLGGAQKMLLDDATGAQGAIVLRDKPKAQGGKILSFAISYTPARVDAPADVLLGWNPELSEEESAEPIRGMLAMLVHQYPVKLEVDESMVVLSSLVDVLIGADHATVISTTTIVATA
- a CDS encoding endo-alpha-N-acetylgalactosaminidase family protein, whose amino-acid sequence is MRSSPRKTRRAVALTAIGAIAASALVPLGMTGAMALPQTPEGSTGTISSKELKVTVSRDFPQVLKYTEAATLASVDGSTTPIKAIKVNGETHKVDVTSTPAGHSTMDYRITIPGIPGAVIDARISVEDSVMTFRVTGITDGTATKIRTLGIPGNNLVSVSSTSSGAQVATANLSVDRAKTGDTFTNVTDSTPVDAAPKESAFALATTGELAAALESNSLYDTSAGSGYRSQGRFQRQAVKDGEHVRVGISSGDWLYRANESNETEELPWSKVKITADANGDDSVNWQDAAIALRDIAVLPNRSGDVKDKVVQRIPFNFASQATHPFLRTLDDTKRIALATDGLGQSAILKGFGNEGHDSANTDFADNYNTRAGGLKDLNQLLEASKKWNASYGVHINQTEAYPESKFFSDDLVDPKAKGWSWLDQSYYINQRKDILTGNLADRIKKFREQTDENLDMVYVDVYYQYGWLAERLQKELVKNGFRVSSEWAHSLDRNNTWSHWATDEKYGGSNNKGVNSEIIRFALNSQKDTWNPHPLLGNANIVEWEGWTGQTDYNAFYQNIWRKNLPAKYLQQQEIMKWEKDRIDLTGGISVTGTSAADRVITDGGAEVLRGDTYLLPWAADGTFDASGKEPGKLYHYSAKGGTSTWTLPERFRQNGGYKLYKLNDTGRELVGQPRASKGKVTLSAEAGQPYVLVGDARKVLPQKAEFGEGTPVADPGFNAGSLKAWDPSGSATTERNAKGHTYAVLGKGRSAITQRLGKLEPGTYSVSAWVEVEPGATRETTLSVEGKGVESAANTVRSSRATNYVAADEKHGTNFQRLRVLVDVEKSATPTLRIAAGEGAAKVRIDDVRVASTSKVATTGVISEDFEDIDQGWGPFEKGDAGGSTDPRTHLAELNAPYTQSGWNSKATDDVIDGTWSLKSHAENKGPNGGPGLVYRTSNYTVPMTPGHEYRVSFDYQNALAGEYNWVGGYASANGTVKTQGKALPRQLDTARFKDTIVAGGCGDTWVGLERVGGNSEADFSLDNLLIEDLGKAESIPACGQVAVELEGDVIKQDQDNTFTTTFTSDEPADIKDLKVALKLPEGWSATAKTANTASTLAPGQKLETTWTVVPPASADGDYTVGTTASYTTTADPVGTRTVSDDVAVYTLPAPPAGTVYASDHQWVSADNGWGPVEKDKANGENGQGDGPPITLNGVVYPKGLGAHAPSTVRYYTGGKCSSFTAQVGIDDAQKTLGSVGFTVRADGKSVAGSPVMRATSETFGLSADITGAEYVDLVADVAGDGNGNDHADWADAKFTCK